Proteins from a genomic interval of Chryseobacterium indologenes:
- a CDS encoding tetratricopeptide repeat protein: MKDIMIMNVKKIAFGAAVVFFTGFATAQTLQDGINSIDSDKFAQAKTNFTDMIAKEPTAENYFYLGNTFLRQGEPDYAKATENFNKGLAADGKSFLNKIGLAAVKLGKGDKAAIAEIQKVVTDSREKDAEVLFRAAEALTLFEKNSSPDLAIQFLTKAIEKAEKKGVPAHYYYTLGDAYRLKRMPGEAMSAYDKALPTAKNKASVYTRMATLWMAAQQWQQAKQNIDKAIGVDPTYAPAYKAMAGYDIRYQQNAKATQDLINYTKYADEDPYTQLEISKLYFTNEDYANSKTVLDKIFDKIEDPIKFKLRAYQDYADKNYTGAKQNMDTFISQAEKTRVQPADQGLQGLIAAGLAKDEKDAAKKTALMTESQQKIAIAKAAKDETMKWDMELANIAGGGGASQADVDKGATSPAIEALKKQVAANSQDSDALFKLATAYQDVKNWNGAILTWQKMSALLPDWAPAYYSQGYSYQQAGNNDAAKIAYEKFISTVKPADQEANKQTLAYAYFAVAYMSKDSDIAKAKDYVAKSLQLDPTYQDAVKLNAEINK, encoded by the coding sequence ATGAAAGATATAATGATTATGAATGTAAAGAAGATTGCTTTTGGAGCAGCCGTAGTATTTTTTACCGGTTTTGCCACTGCACAAACACTGCAGGATGGTATCAACAGTATAGACAGTGATAAATTTGCTCAGGCAAAGACCAACTTCACTGATATGATCGCTAAAGAACCTACTGCTGAGAATTACTTCTACTTAGGAAACACTTTCCTAAGACAGGGAGAACCTGATTATGCCAAAGCAACTGAAAATTTCAACAAAGGATTAGCTGCTGACGGCAAGAGCTTTCTTAATAAAATCGGTCTTGCTGCCGTGAAATTAGGAAAAGGAGACAAAGCTGCAATCGCTGAGATTCAGAAAGTAGTAACTGATTCAAGAGAAAAAGATGCTGAAGTTCTCTTCAGAGCGGCAGAAGCTTTAACTTTATTTGAAAAGAACAGTTCTCCGGATCTTGCTATCCAATTCTTAACCAAAGCAATTGAAAAAGCTGAGAAAAAAGGAGTTCCTGCACATTATTATTATACATTAGGAGATGCTTACAGATTGAAAAGAATGCCGGGTGAGGCTATGTCTGCATACGATAAAGCACTACCTACAGCTAAAAATAAAGCATCTGTTTATACAAGAATGGCGACTTTATGGATGGCAGCTCAACAATGGCAACAAGCTAAACAAAATATCGATAAGGCAATTGGTGTAGATCCAACATATGCTCCTGCTTACAAAGCAATGGCTGGATATGATATCAGATATCAGCAGAATGCAAAAGCTACACAAGACCTTATTAACTATACAAAATACGCTGACGAAGATCCGTATACTCAATTAGAAATTTCAAAGCTGTACTTCACAAACGAAGATTATGCTAATTCTAAAACAGTTCTGGATAAGATTTTTGATAAAATTGAAGATCCTATTAAATTCAAATTAAGAGCATACCAGGATTATGCAGATAAAAACTATACGGGAGCTAAGCAGAATATGGACACTTTCATTTCTCAGGCAGAGAAAACAAGAGTACAACCTGCTGACCAGGGACTTCAGGGGCTTATTGCTGCTGGATTAGCAAAAGATGAAAAAGATGCTGCTAAGAAAACTGCTTTAATGACTGAATCTCAGCAGAAAATCGCCATTGCAAAAGCTGCAAAAGATGAAACAATGAAGTGGGATATGGAATTAGCCAACATCGCTGGTGGCGGAGGTGCTTCTCAGGCTGATGTAGATAAAGGGGCTACCAGCCCTGCTATCGAAGCTTTGAAAAAACAAGTGGCTGCCAACAGCCAGGATTCTGATGCTTTATTTAAACTGGCAACAGCTTACCAGGATGTTAAAAACTGGAATGGTGCCATCCTAACATGGCAAAAAATGTCAGCATTACTTCCTGATTGGGCTCCGGCTTATTACAGCCAGGGATATTCTTACCAACAGGCAGGAAATAACGATGCTGCGAAAATAGCTTACGAAAAATTCATCAGTACGGTAAAACCGGCTGATCAGGAAGCCAACAAGCAAACTCTTGCTTATGCTTACTTTGCAGTGGCTTACATGAGCAAAGATTCTGATATTGCAAAAGCGAAAGATTATGTTGCTAAATCTTTACAGCTGGATCCTACTTACCAGGACGCTGTAAAATTAAATGCAGAAATTAATAAGTAA
- a CDS encoding transcription antitermination protein NusB — protein sequence MLGRRQIREKVVQTVYSYYQNPVKFDVLEKNMFSGIEKIYYLYIYQLNFLVGLKDLAEHQIEIGKNKYLKTDADINPNQKFINNQVLRKLEENPERLFFTGQHKQLKWDMHDDLLVKTFQRITAGKRYQDFMKEEGYSFEEDQKFIGKLFLRYIAENEDFHDYLGDKELSWYDDIHIANSMVQKTIGFLREDEESRTLIKMIKDEEDKTFAAKLLKDTLNNWENNEKKLEERLENWDLERVSLMDKVILSTAIAELDNFAFTPSRVIINEYIEIAKVFATDRSNIFINGILDKYCKDQNRI from the coding sequence ATGTTAGGAAGACGACAAATCCGTGAAAAAGTAGTACAAACAGTGTATTCTTACTATCAGAATCCTGTAAAGTTTGATGTTTTAGAGAAAAATATGTTCTCCGGTATAGAGAAAATCTATTATCTCTATATTTATCAGCTTAATTTTTTGGTGGGCCTGAAAGATCTGGCGGAACACCAGATTGAAATCGGGAAGAATAAATATCTTAAAACCGATGCTGATATTAATCCTAACCAAAAATTCATCAACAATCAGGTATTGCGAAAACTGGAAGAAAATCCGGAGAGATTATTTTTCACAGGTCAGCATAAACAACTGAAATGGGATATGCACGATGATTTATTGGTGAAAACTTTCCAAAGAATCACTGCTGGAAAGCGTTATCAGGATTTCATGAAAGAAGAAGGCTATTCTTTTGAAGAAGATCAGAAATTTATCGGAAAATTATTTTTAAGATATATTGCTGAGAACGAAGATTTTCATGATTATCTTGGAGATAAAGAACTTTCATGGTATGATGATATCCACATTGCCAATTCCATGGTACAGAAAACAATCGGTTTCTTGAGAGAAGATGAAGAAAGCAGAACTTTAATCAAAATGATTAAAGATGAAGAGGATAAAACTTTCGCAGCAAAATTGTTGAAAGATACTTTGAACAATTGGGAAAACAATGAGAAAAAGCTGGAAGAAAGACTCGAAAACTGGGATCTTGAAAGAGTTTCTCTCATGGATAAAGTTATTTTGTCTACTGCCATTGCAGAACTTGATAACTTTGCGTTTACCCCTTCAAGAGTTATTATTAATGAATATATTGAAATTGCAAAAGTATTTGCTACAGACCGTTCCAATATTTTCATTAATGGTATTTTAGATAAATATTGTAAAGATCAAAATAGAATATAA
- the bshB1 gene encoding bacillithiol biosynthesis deacetylase BshB1: MKTDILAFGAHPDDVELGCGGTIAKMVSEGKKCVVVDLTRGELGTRGTDETRKAEAADAARILGLSARENLGMKDGFLVNSEEYQMRIVKMIRKYRPEIVLANAIDDRHPDHAKGAKLVSDACFLSGLRKIETVLDGENQEVWRPKHIFHYIQWKDIRPEFVIDISEFLDKKIDSCMAYKTQFYDPTSTEPETPITTKDFYESLTYRAQDLGRLSGVAYAEGFTSERLISLKNFDGIVW, encoded by the coding sequence ATGAAAACTGATATACTTGCTTTTGGAGCACATCCTGACGATGTAGAGCTCGGATGTGGAGGAACTATTGCCAAAATGGTTTCGGAGGGTAAAAAATGTGTTGTTGTAGATCTGACAAGAGGAGAACTCGGGACAAGAGGTACCGATGAAACAAGAAAAGCAGAGGCTGCTGATGCTGCAAGAATTTTGGGGCTTTCCGCAAGAGAAAACCTTGGAATGAAAGACGGCTTTCTTGTCAACTCTGAAGAATACCAGATGAGGATCGTAAAAATGATTCGTAAATACCGCCCGGAAATCGTCTTGGCCAATGCAATTGATGATAGACATCCGGACCATGCAAAAGGAGCGAAATTAGTGTCGGATGCGTGCTTTTTGTCCGGATTGAGAAAAATTGAAACAGTATTGGACGGCGAGAATCAGGAAGTCTGGCGTCCAAAGCATATTTTTCATTATATTCAATGGAAAGACATCAGACCGGAGTTTGTTATTGACATCTCAGAATTTCTGGATAAGAAGATCGATTCGTGTATGGCATATAAAACTCAGTTTTATGACCCGACTTCCACGGAACCTGAGACTCCAATCACCACAAAAGACTTTTATGAAAGCTTAACCTACCGTGCGCAGGATTTAGGGCGTTTATCGGGAGTGGCTTATGCTGAGGGCTTTACGTCAGAAAGGTTAATTTCTTTGAAAAATTTTGATGGAATTGTTTGGTAG
- a CDS encoding TonB family protein — MADENVYGQNLTLDEIVFENRNKEYGAYDLRHQYPRLLTKSFIIGTALFLLAALSPFIYLTIKNLTAPPKQEVKADLVDIIEEDPIIEQPKEEEPPPPPPPPKEEEKIEVIQNVVPEPVKAPKIETPPPPISKQLETTTGLNNQEGVKAPAYTPPPPPPSTGTKTATVEVKANNPNEIYKDVDQSAEYPGGMGALRKFLGENFDNSGMEGEGTLKAKLKFVVEKDGTVSGVTIEEKSPNSDFNNEAIRVVKKLKKWTPAKRNGESVRSYYSVPFTMNFE; from the coding sequence AAACAAGGAATATGGTGCCTATGATCTTAGACATCAGTATCCGAGACTTTTAACAAAGTCATTTATTATCGGAACAGCATTATTCCTTTTGGCAGCTTTATCTCCGTTCATCTATCTTACGATCAAGAATCTTACAGCTCCGCCTAAGCAAGAAGTAAAGGCAGATCTTGTAGATATTATCGAAGAAGATCCGATCATTGAGCAGCCTAAAGAAGAAGAACCACCTCCACCACCTCCACCACCAAAAGAAGAGGAGAAAATCGAGGTAATTCAGAACGTTGTTCCTGAGCCTGTAAAAGCTCCGAAGATCGAAACTCCACCACCGCCAATTTCTAAGCAGTTGGAAACTACAACTGGTTTGAATAATCAGGAAGGAGTAAAAGCTCCGGCTTATACGCCACCACCGCCACCACCATCTACAGGTACAAAAACTGCTACGGTAGAGGTGAAAGCGAATAACCCTAACGAAATCTACAAAGATGTAGACCAGTCTGCGGAATATCCTGGAGGTATGGGAGCATTAAGAAAGTTCTTAGGTGAAAACTTCGATAATTCAGGAATGGAAGGAGAAGGTACACTTAAAGCTAAGCTTAAGTTCGTTGTAGAAAAAGACGGAACTGTTTCCGGAGTTACTATTGAAGAAAAATCTCCAAATAGCGACTTCAACAATGAAGCAATCCGTGTAGTAAAGAAACTTAAAAAGTGGACTCCAGCTAAGAGAAACGGAGAAAGCGTAAGATCTTACTATAGCGTACCATTTACGATGAACTTTGAATAA
- a CDS encoding SDR family NAD(P)-dependent oxidoreductase, producing MNQNTGKTVLILGANSDVAKQCIIQYLEKGFSVIAASRNTTSLEDFMVSDNLNQDKVTVLYFDAADFDSHRKLYADLPVKPHIVVYAAGFLVDNHSALTDFRGAKQMMEVNYMGAVSVLNIIAMDESNKNLERIVGLSSLSGVRGRKSNFVYGSTKAAFTQYLAGLRQELSARKIIVNALVIGYIRTKINDGLQLNESLIMEPDYVAKFIVNAGNSFTIVPNFKWKIIYHILRLLPESLVAKLP from the coding sequence ATGAATCAAAACACAGGCAAAACGGTTCTCATTTTAGGAGCTAATTCAGACGTAGCAAAACAATGTATCATCCAATACCTTGAAAAGGGCTTTTCTGTGATCGCTGCTTCCAGAAATACAACATCACTCGAGGATTTTATGGTGTCAGATAATCTGAATCAGGATAAAGTAACGGTTTTATATTTTGATGCTGCGGATTTTGATTCACATCGGAAATTGTATGCTGATCTTCCTGTAAAACCTCATATTGTTGTCTATGCAGCAGGTTTTTTAGTAGATAATCACAGTGCATTAACCGATTTCCGAGGAGCAAAACAAATGATGGAAGTCAATTATATGGGCGCAGTATCTGTCCTGAATATTATTGCCATGGATGAAAGCAATAAAAATCTCGAAAGGATTGTAGGGCTCTCTTCATTATCCGGAGTAAGAGGAAGGAAAAGTAATTTTGTGTATGGAAGCACAAAGGCCGCTTTTACACAATATCTTGCCGGATTGAGACAGGAACTTTCAGCCCGGAAAATAATTGTCAATGCTCTGGTAATTGGGTATATCAGAACAAAAATTAATGACGGACTGCAACTGAACGAGTCCCTGATTATGGAACCTGATTACGTGGCAAAATTTATCGTCAATGCGGGAAATTCTTTTACCATTGTTCCAAATTTTAAATGGAAGATCATTTACCATATTTTAAGGCTTTTACCTGAAAGTCTGGTCGCAAAACTCCCATAG
- a CDS encoding mechanosensitive ion channel, with translation MDNLELNNIQQHWDTLIASAISWAPRIFTAVVSAVLIYLIGSWMIRMIKKLVEKAFKKRNMEASLQLFLLNIINWGLNILLFIVVVTQLGVQTSAFVAMIGAAGLAVGLALQGSLTNFAGGILILLLKPFKIGDFISTNSGVSGTVQAIDIFHTKLITPQNHLIVIPNGVVSNNSITNFTQLGIRRTALDIGVAYDADLRKTKDLLLDVIKNNQYALATPAPQVVVTELGDSAVNLSIRVSATAADFWTMNEELIISCKEALDQAGIGIPFPQRDVHVYNQ, from the coding sequence ATGGACAATCTGGAATTGAACAACATTCAGCAACATTGGGACACTTTAATCGCTTCTGCCATTTCATGGGCTCCACGAATTTTTACGGCAGTAGTTTCTGCGGTATTGATTTACCTGATAGGTTCGTGGATGATCAGAATGATTAAAAAACTTGTTGAAAAAGCTTTTAAAAAGCGTAATATGGAAGCTTCTTTACAGCTTTTCCTTTTAAATATTATCAACTGGGGACTTAATATTCTGCTTTTCATCGTGGTAGTTACGCAATTGGGAGTACAGACTTCAGCATTCGTAGCGATGATTGGTGCTGCCGGTCTGGCCGTAGGTCTTGCTTTACAGGGATCACTGACAAATTTTGCAGGGGGAATACTTATTCTTTTACTAAAACCATTTAAGATCGGAGATTTTATTTCTACTAATTCCGGAGTATCAGGAACGGTACAGGCAATTGATATCTTCCATACCAAACTGATTACTCCCCAGAATCATTTAATTGTTATTCCTAATGGAGTCGTTTCAAATAACAGCATTACCAACTTTACACAACTGGGAATACGAAGAACAGCACTTGATATAGGGGTTGCTTACGATGCAGACCTTAGAAAAACAAAGGACCTTTTATTGGATGTTATAAAAAATAATCAATATGCCCTTGCTACACCGGCACCGCAGGTAGTAGTGACTGAGCTTGGGGACAGTGCCGTAAATTTATCAATAAGAGTAAGTGCTACAGCTGCTGATTTCTGGACAATGAATGAAGAACTGATTATCAGTTGTAAAGAAGCCCTTGATCAGGCCGGAATCGGAATTCCTTTTCCACAAAGAGATGTGCACGTTTACAACCAGTAA
- a CDS encoding DUF1573 domain-containing protein, with amino-acid sequence MKKTLSIIALSIIGFGLVSCKKENKETQSAEAIATDSTAAAPAITDSAAAPVAGETAAAPVSNEPSTSIALSESNFDFGKIKKGDKVQHVYEVTNTGKNPLVISEVKPGCGCTAPDFTKEPIMPGKKGKITLHFDSTNFDGNVQKYADVFANVEKAPIKLTFTANIQP; translated from the coding sequence ATGAAAAAGACGTTATCAATTATCGCCTTATCTATCATAGGCTTTGGTTTAGTTTCATGTAAAAAAGAAAACAAAGAAACTCAAAGTGCTGAAGCTATCGCTACAGATTCTACAGCTGCCGCTCCGGCAATTACAGATTCTGCAGCCGCACCAGTTGCAGGGGAGACTGCCGCTGCACCGGTTTCTAACGAACCATCTACTTCTATCGCTTTATCGGAAAGCAATTTCGATTTTGGAAAAATTAAAAAAGGAGATAAAGTTCAGCACGTGTATGAAGTAACCAACACAGGTAAGAATCCTTTAGTAATTTCTGAAGTAAAACCTGGATGCGGATGTACTGCCCCTGACTTTACAAAAGAGCCGATCATGCCTGGTAAAAAAGGTAAAATCACTTTACATTTTGATTCTACAAACTTCGACGGTAATGTTCAGAAATACGCAGATGTTTTTGCCAATGTAGAAAAGGCTCCTATTAAATTAACGTTCACTGCGAACATTCAACCATAA
- a CDS encoding DUF308 domain-containing protein: MMFNWLSLVTGLFYIVLGIVVIVYKFFFTILEPAVAYALGVVLIIYGVFRIYRAISRIKKSRDEE, encoded by the coding sequence ATGATGTTCAATTGGTTATCCCTGGTTACGGGATTGTTTTATATCGTTTTGGGAATTGTAGTAATTGTCTATAAATTCTTCTTTACCATTTTAGAACCTGCTGTTGCTTATGCATTAGGCGTGGTTCTTATTATTTATGGAGTTTTCAGAATTTACAGGGCGATTTCAAGAATCAAAAAATCGAGAGATGAAGAATAG
- a CDS encoding PUR family DNA/RNA-binding protein, translated as MSEYKERHENEIFTKVLKAGRRTYFFDVRETKAGDYYLTITESKKNFGENGEATFEKHKIYLYKEDFKSFQEMFNESTDFIINEKGEDVISEKHDKDFKSRSFTIDSDDEV; from the coding sequence ATGAGTGAATACAAGGAACGCCATGAAAATGAGATTTTCACGAAGGTGTTAAAAGCAGGAAGAAGAACTTATTTCTTTGATGTGCGCGAGACGAAAGCAGGAGATTATTATCTTACGATTACCGAAAGTAAAAAGAATTTCGGAGAGAATGGGGAAGCCACATTCGAGAAGCATAAAATTTACCTTTATAAGGAGGATTTTAAAAGTTTCCAGGAGATGTTTAATGAGTCCACAGATTTCATCATTAACGAAAAGGGTGAGGATGTAATTTCAGAAAAACATGACAAAGACTTCAAAAGCAGATCTTTCACAATCGATTCTGACGACGAGGTTTAA
- the yajC gene encoding preprotein translocase subunit YajC: MLTLFLQAQPGGSSSMMLIMMGVMFVGFYFLMIRPQMRKQKQEKNFQENLKVGTRVVLTSGLHGRIAQVQDDGFVIETLSGKLKFEKAAVSREMTESRFGDKTKAADKKKQKLKKKNNSV; the protein is encoded by the coding sequence ATGTTGACATTATTTTTACAAGCCCAGCCAGGAGGATCTTCATCTATGATGCTGATCATGATGGGGGTAATGTTTGTAGGGTTTTATTTCCTGATGATCAGACCTCAGATGAGAAAACAAAAGCAGGAAAAAAACTTTCAGGAGAACCTTAAAGTAGGCACGAGAGTAGTCCTTACATCAGGTCTTCACGGAAGAATAGCTCAGGTTCAGGATGATGGTTTCGTAATTGAAACATTATCAGGAAAACTGAAATTTGAAAAAGCAGCGGTTTCAAGAGAAATGACAGAATCGCGTTTTGGAGATAAAACAAAAGCTGCTGATAAAAAGAAACAGAAACTGAAGAAAAAAAATAATTCGGTTTGA
- a CDS encoding ABC transporter ATP-binding protein, which produces MKALKTLNPYFWKHKILLFWGVLFIIASNFFNIYKVQFVGKSVDELTKSGNLGFNQQVLIYVAIIVGCSLLTGFFTFMMRQTIIVASRRIEYELKNKIYRHYQDLSLTDYKQTTIGDLMNRLSEDVVAVRMYLGPGVMYVANLIVLVLITAIYMVKTDASMTLWTLLPLPVLSYAIYKVSSIINKKSKIMQKSQSAISTFVQDSFSGIRVVKFFAREKYIEKNYGVKVTDYQNKALDLAKTEAYFFTIILFVIGLLNVAVILIGGQKYIAGELSIGKIADFFMYINTLIFPFSMVGWVTSVNQRAEASMQRINEFMDKKSEIINTNFENYPIQGEIEFRNVSYVYPNTGIKALQNLSFKIKAGESLAIMGKTGSGKSTVALLLCRLIDPTEGEILIDGKNLKEHNLTNYRNFIGYIPQESYLFSDSIENNIGFAIDHPSHEKVVEYARIADVHKNIVEFKEQYKTLVGESGVMLSGGQKQRICIARALIKDPNIIIFDDSLSALDTETEQNILENIDRKISNATSIIITHRESSAQKADQIINLTEIANSVTA; this is translated from the coding sequence ATGAAAGCTCTAAAAACCTTAAACCCTTATTTTTGGAAACACAAAATATTATTGTTTTGGGGAGTACTATTTATCATTGCCAGTAATTTTTTTAATATTTATAAAGTTCAGTTTGTAGGTAAATCTGTTGATGAGCTTACAAAAAGCGGAAATCTTGGTTTCAATCAGCAGGTACTTATTTATGTTGCGATCATTGTGGGATGCTCACTTCTCACGGGATTCTTTACTTTTATGATGAGACAAACGATCATTGTAGCTTCAAGAAGAATTGAATATGAACTGAAAAACAAGATTTACAGGCACTATCAGGATTTATCTTTGACGGATTATAAACAAACCACTATCGGTGATCTGATGAACAGGCTCAGTGAAGATGTAGTGGCGGTAAGAATGTATCTCGGACCTGGTGTCATGTATGTGGCCAACCTTATTGTTCTGGTATTGATCACAGCTATTTATATGGTGAAGACGGATGCTTCAATGACTTTATGGACATTGCTGCCACTTCCGGTTTTATCCTATGCAATATATAAAGTCAGTTCGATCATTAATAAGAAGTCGAAAATCATGCAGAAAAGTCAGTCTGCTATTTCAACTTTCGTTCAGGACAGTTTTTCCGGAATCCGTGTGGTAAAGTTTTTTGCACGTGAAAAATATATTGAGAAAAACTATGGTGTAAAAGTGACTGATTACCAGAACAAAGCTCTGGATCTTGCGAAAACAGAAGCCTATTTCTTTACCATTATTTTATTTGTAATCGGACTTTTGAACGTGGCCGTGATTTTAATAGGCGGTCAAAAATATATTGCAGGAGAATTAAGTATCGGCAAGATTGCAGATTTCTTCATGTATATCAATACATTGATTTTCCCGTTCTCCATGGTAGGCTGGGTAACTTCCGTTAACCAGAGGGCTGAAGCATCCATGCAAAGGATCAATGAGTTCATGGATAAAAAATCAGAAATTATTAATACCAATTTTGAAAATTATCCTATCCAAGGAGAAATTGAATTCAGAAACGTTTCTTATGTATACCCTAATACAGGGATCAAGGCTCTGCAAAACCTGAGTTTTAAGATCAAAGCTGGAGAATCTTTGGCTATAATGGGGAAAACCGGAAGCGGAAAGTCTACTGTAGCTTTGCTTTTATGCAGATTAATAGATCCTACAGAAGGGGAAATCTTAATTGACGGCAAAAACCTGAAAGAACATAATCTTACCAATTACAGGAACTTCATAGGATATATTCCTCAGGAAAGCTATTTATTCTCCGATTCTATTGAAAATAATATCGGATTTGCCATTGACCATCCTTCTCACGAAAAGGTAGTAGAATATGCCCGCATTGCAGATGTTCATAAAAATATTGTTGAATTTAAAGAGCAATATAAAACACTGGTAGGTGAAAGCGGGGTGATGCTTTCGGGAGGTCAAAAGCAAAGAATTTGTATTGCAAGGGCCTTAATTAAAGACCCGAATATCATAATTTTTGATGATTCTTTGTCTGCTTTAGATACCGAGACAGAACAGAATATTCTTGAAAATATAGACCGGAAAATCAGCAATGCGACGTCCATAATTATCACACACAGAGAGTCTAGCGCTCAAAAGGCTGACCAAATCATCAACCTTACAGAAATTGCCAATTCTGTAACTGCTTAG